From a region of the Hippopotamus amphibius kiboko isolate mHipAmp2 chromosome 3, mHipAmp2.hap2, whole genome shotgun sequence genome:
- the SLC26A9 gene encoding solute carrier family 26 member 9 isoform X3, translating to MLVNAPDMSQPRPRYVVDRAAYSLTLFDDEFEKKDRTYPLGEKLRNAFRCSSAKIKTTVFGLFPVLSWLPKYKIKDYLIPDLLGGLSGGCIQVPQGMAFALLANLPAVNGLYSSFFPLLTYFFLGGIHQMVPGTFAVISILVGNVCLQLAPESKFRVFSNVTNETYVDTVAMEAERLHVSATLACLTAIIQMGLGFVQFGFVAIYLSESFIRGFMTAAGLQILISVLKYIFGLTIPSYAGPGSIVFTFIDICKNLPHTNIASLIFALISGVFLALVKELNARYMHKIRFPIPTEIIVVVVATAISGSCKMPKKYHMQIVGEIQHGFPAPVLPVVSQWKDMIGTAFSLAIVGYVINLAMGRTLASKHGYDLDANQEMIALGCSNFFGSFFKIHVICCALSVTLAVDAAGGKSQVSSLCVSLVVMITMLVLGSYLYPLPKAVLGALIAVNLKNSLKQLTDPYYLWRKSKLDCCIWVVSFLSAFFLSLPYGVAVGVAFSILVVVFQTQFRNGYTLAQVTDTDIYVNPKTYNKAQEIQGMKIITYCSPLYFANSEIFRQKVIAKTGVDPQKVLLAKQKYLKRQEKGRTVPSQQRTSLFMKTKTVSLQELQQDFENGSPTDPNNNQTPANGASVSYITFSPDSAPAARCEPSTPAEPGDMLASVPPFVPFHTLILDMSGVSFVDLMGIKALAKLSSTYGKIGVRVFLVNIHGSSGPWALSVRFRGGQPQLLGLRAGDVREHVSCRDSDRPVRAQPVPMLPPEHLTCDSHKG from the exons ATG CTGGTAAATGCCCCAGACATGAGCCAGCCCAGGCCCCGCTACGTGGTAGACAGAGCCGCATACTCCCTCACCCTCTTCGATGATGAGTTTGAGAAGAAGGATCGGACGTACCCACTGGGAGAAAAACTTCGCAATGCCTTCAG ATGTTCCTCAGCCAAGATCAAAACCACCGTGTTTGGGCTGTTCCCCGTGCTCTCTTGGCTCCCCAAGTACAAGATCAAAGACTACCTCATCCCAGACCTTCTCGGTGGCCTCAGCGGTGGATGCATTCAGGTCCCACAAG GCATGGCATTCGCTCTGCTGGCCAACCTTCCTGCAGTCAACGGCCTCTactcctccttcttccccctcctgaCCTACTTCTTCCTGGGGGGTATCCACCAGATGGTGCCAG GTACCTTTGCCGTTATCAGCATCCTGGTGGGTAACGTCTGTCTGCAGCTGGCCCCTGAGTCAAAGTTCCGGGTCTTCAGCAATGTCACCAATGAGACCTATGTGGACACGGTGGCCATGGAGGCTGAGAGGCTACACGTGTCGGCGACACTAGCCTGCCTGACTGCCATCATCCAG ATGGGCCTGGGCTTCGTGCAGTTTGGCTTCGTGGCCATCTACCTCTCCGAGTCCTTCATCCGGGGCTTCATGACAGCCGCTGGCCTGCAGATCCTGATCTCCGTGCTCAAGTACATCTTCGGACTGACCATCCCCTCGTACGCAGGCCCAGGGTCCATCGTCTTT ACCTTCATTGACATTTGCAAAAACCTCCCCCACACCAACATCGCCTCGCTCATCTTCGCCCTCATCAGCGGTGTGTTCCTGGCGCTGGTGAAGGAGCTCAACGCCCGCTACATGCACAAGATCCGCTTCCCCATCCCCACAGAGATAATTGTG GTGGTGGTGGCAACAGCTATCTCCGGGAGCTGTAAGATGCCCAAAAAGTATCACATGCAGATCGTGGGAGAGATCCAACATGG GTTCCCTGCTCCCGTGTTGCCTGTGGTTTCGCAGTGGAAGGACATGATTGGCACAGCCTTCTCCCTGGCCATCGTGGGCTATGTCATCAACCTGGCTATGGGCCGCACCCTGGCCAGCAAGCACGGCTATGATCTGGACGCTAACCAG GAGATGATCGCTCTGGGCTGCAGCAACTTCTTTGGCTCCTTCTTTAAAATCCATGTCATTTGCTGCGCTCTCTCTGTCACTCTGGCTGTGGACGCAGCTGGAGGAAAATCCCAG GTGTCAAGCCTGTGCGTGTCCCTGGTGGTGATGATCACAATGCTGGTCCTGGGCTCCTATCTCTACCCTCTCCCCAAG GCTGTGCTAGGAGCCCTGATTGCTGTCAACCTCAAGAACTCCCTCAAGCAGCTCACCGACCCCTACTACCTGTGGAGGAAGAGCAAGCTGGACTGT TGCATCTGGGTGGTAAGCTTCCTCTCCGCCTTCTTCCTGAGCCTGCCGTATGGTGTGGCAGTGGGTGTCGCCTTCTCCATCCTGGTTGTGGTCTTCCAGACCCAGTT TCGAAATGGCTACACTTTGGCCCAAGTCACGGACACTGACATTTATGTGAATCCCAAGACCTATAATAAG GCCCAGGAAATCCAAGGAATGAAGATCATCACTTACTGCTCCCCTCTCTATTTTGCCAACTCAGAGATCTTCAGGCAAAAGGTCATTGCCAAG ACAGGGGTGGACCCCCAGAAAGTATTGCTGGCCAAGCAAAAATATCTCAAGAGGCAGGAGAAGGGGAGAACGGTGCCCAGTCAACAGAGGACGTCTCTATTTATGAAAACCAAG ACGGTATCCCTGCAGGAGCTTCAGCAGGACTTTGAGAATGGCTCCCCAACGGACCCCAACAACAACCAGACACCTGCTAATGGTGCCAGCGTGTCCTACATCACCTTCAGCCCTGACAGTGCCCCAGCTGCCCGCTGTGAGCCCTCCACCCCTGCCGAGCCCGGGGACATGCTGGCCAGCGTCCCACCCTTTGTCCCCTTCCACACCCTCATCCTCGACATGAGTGGGGTCAGCTTTGTGGACTTGATGGGCATCAAAGCCCTGGCCAAG CTGAGCTCCACCTACGGGAAGATCGGCGTGAGGGTCTTCTTGGTGAACATTCATG GCTCCAGTGGACCCTGGGCTCTCTCTGTACGATTCCGAGGAGGACAACCCCAGCTACTGGGACTTAGAGCAG GAGATGTTCGGGAGCATGTTTCATGCAGAGACTCTGACCGCCCTGTGAGAGCCCAGCCGGTTCCCATGCTGCCTCCAGAGCACCTGACCTGTGACTCCCATAAAGGATGA
- the SLC26A9 gene encoding solute carrier family 26 member 9 isoform X4 encodes MLVNAPDMSQPRPRYVVDRAAYSLTLFDDEFEKKDRTYPLGEKLRNAFRCSSAKIKTTVFGLFPVLSWLPKYKIKDYLIPDLLGGLSGGCIQVPQGMAFALLANLPAVNGLYSSFFPLLTYFFLGGIHQMVPGTFAVISILVGNVCLQLAPESKFRVFSNVTNETYVDTVAMEAERLHVSATLACLTAIIQMGLGFVQFGFVAIYLSESFIRGFMTAAGLQILISVLKYIFGLTIPSYAGPGSIVFTFIDICKNLPHTNIASLIFALISGVFLALVKELNARYMHKIRFPIPTEIIVVVVATAISGSCKMPKKYHMQIVGEIQHGFPAPVLPVVSQWKDMIGTAFSLAIVGYVINLAMGRTLASKHGYDLDANQVSSLCVSLVVMITMLVLGSYLYPLPKAVLGALIAVNLKNSLKQLTDPYYLWRKSKLDCCIWVVSFLSAFFLSLPYGVAVGVAFSILVVVFQTQFRNGYTLAQVTDTDIYVNPKTYNKAQEIQGMKIITYCSPLYFANSEIFRQKVIAKTGVDPQKVLLAKQKYLKRQEKGRTVPSQQRTSLFMKTKTVSLQELQQDFENGSPTDPNNNQTPANGASVSYITFSPDSAPAARCEPSTPAEPGDMLASVPPFVPFHTLILDMSGVSFVDLMGIKALAKLSSTYGKIGVRVFLVNIHAQVYNDISHGGVFEDGCVERNHVFPSIHDAVLFAQAKSREVAPGDDFQGAPVDPGLSLYDSEEDNPSYWDLEQEMFGSMFHAETLTAL; translated from the exons ATG CTGGTAAATGCCCCAGACATGAGCCAGCCCAGGCCCCGCTACGTGGTAGACAGAGCCGCATACTCCCTCACCCTCTTCGATGATGAGTTTGAGAAGAAGGATCGGACGTACCCACTGGGAGAAAAACTTCGCAATGCCTTCAG ATGTTCCTCAGCCAAGATCAAAACCACCGTGTTTGGGCTGTTCCCCGTGCTCTCTTGGCTCCCCAAGTACAAGATCAAAGACTACCTCATCCCAGACCTTCTCGGTGGCCTCAGCGGTGGATGCATTCAGGTCCCACAAG GCATGGCATTCGCTCTGCTGGCCAACCTTCCTGCAGTCAACGGCCTCTactcctccttcttccccctcctgaCCTACTTCTTCCTGGGGGGTATCCACCAGATGGTGCCAG GTACCTTTGCCGTTATCAGCATCCTGGTGGGTAACGTCTGTCTGCAGCTGGCCCCTGAGTCAAAGTTCCGGGTCTTCAGCAATGTCACCAATGAGACCTATGTGGACACGGTGGCCATGGAGGCTGAGAGGCTACACGTGTCGGCGACACTAGCCTGCCTGACTGCCATCATCCAG ATGGGCCTGGGCTTCGTGCAGTTTGGCTTCGTGGCCATCTACCTCTCCGAGTCCTTCATCCGGGGCTTCATGACAGCCGCTGGCCTGCAGATCCTGATCTCCGTGCTCAAGTACATCTTCGGACTGACCATCCCCTCGTACGCAGGCCCAGGGTCCATCGTCTTT ACCTTCATTGACATTTGCAAAAACCTCCCCCACACCAACATCGCCTCGCTCATCTTCGCCCTCATCAGCGGTGTGTTCCTGGCGCTGGTGAAGGAGCTCAACGCCCGCTACATGCACAAGATCCGCTTCCCCATCCCCACAGAGATAATTGTG GTGGTGGTGGCAACAGCTATCTCCGGGAGCTGTAAGATGCCCAAAAAGTATCACATGCAGATCGTGGGAGAGATCCAACATGG GTTCCCTGCTCCCGTGTTGCCTGTGGTTTCGCAGTGGAAGGACATGATTGGCACAGCCTTCTCCCTGGCCATCGTGGGCTATGTCATCAACCTGGCTATGGGCCGCACCCTGGCCAGCAAGCACGGCTATGATCTGGACGCTAACCAG GTGTCAAGCCTGTGCGTGTCCCTGGTGGTGATGATCACAATGCTGGTCCTGGGCTCCTATCTCTACCCTCTCCCCAAG GCTGTGCTAGGAGCCCTGATTGCTGTCAACCTCAAGAACTCCCTCAAGCAGCTCACCGACCCCTACTACCTGTGGAGGAAGAGCAAGCTGGACTGT TGCATCTGGGTGGTAAGCTTCCTCTCCGCCTTCTTCCTGAGCCTGCCGTATGGTGTGGCAGTGGGTGTCGCCTTCTCCATCCTGGTTGTGGTCTTCCAGACCCAGTT TCGAAATGGCTACACTTTGGCCCAAGTCACGGACACTGACATTTATGTGAATCCCAAGACCTATAATAAG GCCCAGGAAATCCAAGGAATGAAGATCATCACTTACTGCTCCCCTCTCTATTTTGCCAACTCAGAGATCTTCAGGCAAAAGGTCATTGCCAAG ACAGGGGTGGACCCCCAGAAAGTATTGCTGGCCAAGCAAAAATATCTCAAGAGGCAGGAGAAGGGGAGAACGGTGCCCAGTCAACAGAGGACGTCTCTATTTATGAAAACCAAG ACGGTATCCCTGCAGGAGCTTCAGCAGGACTTTGAGAATGGCTCCCCAACGGACCCCAACAACAACCAGACACCTGCTAATGGTGCCAGCGTGTCCTACATCACCTTCAGCCCTGACAGTGCCCCAGCTGCCCGCTGTGAGCCCTCCACCCCTGCCGAGCCCGGGGACATGCTGGCCAGCGTCCCACCCTTTGTCCCCTTCCACACCCTCATCCTCGACATGAGTGGGGTCAGCTTTGTGGACTTGATGGGCATCAAAGCCCTGGCCAAG CTGAGCTCCACCTACGGGAAGATCGGCGTGAGGGTCTTCTTGGTGAACATTCATG ccCAGGTATACAATGACATTAGCCACGGAGGCGTCTTTGAAGATGGGTGTGTGGAGCGCAATCACGTCTTTCCCAGCATACACGATGCAGTCCTGTTTGCCCAGGCAAAGTCCAGGGAAGTGGCCCCAGGAGATGACTTCCAAGGG GCTCCAGTGGACCCTGGGCTCTCTCTGTACGATTCCGAGGAGGACAACCCCAGCTACTGGGACTTAGAGCAG GAGATGTTCGGGAGCATGTTTCATGCAGAGACTCTGACCGCCCTGTGA
- the SLC26A9 gene encoding solute carrier family 26 member 9 isoform X6: protein MEAERLHVSATLACLTAIIQMGLGFVQFGFVAIYLSESFIRGFMTAAGLQILISVLKYIFGLTIPSYAGPGSIVFTFIDICKNLPHTNIASLIFALISGVFLALVKELNARYMHKIRFPIPTEIIVVVVATAISGSCKMPKKYHMQIVGEIQHGFPAPVLPVVSQWKDMIGTAFSLAIVGYVINLAMGRTLASKHGYDLDANQEMIALGCSNFFGSFFKIHVICCALSVTLAVDAAGGKSQVSSLCVSLVVMITMLVLGSYLYPLPKAVLGALIAVNLKNSLKQLTDPYYLWRKSKLDCCIWVVSFLSAFFLSLPYGVAVGVAFSILVVVFQTQFRNGYTLAQVTDTDIYVNPKTYNKAQEIQGMKIITYCSPLYFANSEIFRQKVIAKTGVDPQKVLLAKQKYLKRQEKGRTVPSQQRTSLFMKTKTVSLQELQQDFENGSPTDPNNNQTPANGASVSYITFSPDSAPAARCEPSTPAEPGDMLASVPPFVPFHTLILDMSGVSFVDLMGIKALAKLSSTYGKIGVRVFLVNIHAQVYNDISHGGVFEDGCVERNHVFPSIHDAVLFAQAKSREVAPGDDFQGAPVDPGLSLYDSEEDNPSYWDLEQEMFGSMFHAETLTAL, encoded by the exons ATGGAGGCTGAGAGGCTACACGTGTCGGCGACACTAGCCTGCCTGACTGCCATCATCCAG ATGGGCCTGGGCTTCGTGCAGTTTGGCTTCGTGGCCATCTACCTCTCCGAGTCCTTCATCCGGGGCTTCATGACAGCCGCTGGCCTGCAGATCCTGATCTCCGTGCTCAAGTACATCTTCGGACTGACCATCCCCTCGTACGCAGGCCCAGGGTCCATCGTCTTT ACCTTCATTGACATTTGCAAAAACCTCCCCCACACCAACATCGCCTCGCTCATCTTCGCCCTCATCAGCGGTGTGTTCCTGGCGCTGGTGAAGGAGCTCAACGCCCGCTACATGCACAAGATCCGCTTCCCCATCCCCACAGAGATAATTGTG GTGGTGGTGGCAACAGCTATCTCCGGGAGCTGTAAGATGCCCAAAAAGTATCACATGCAGATCGTGGGAGAGATCCAACATGG GTTCCCTGCTCCCGTGTTGCCTGTGGTTTCGCAGTGGAAGGACATGATTGGCACAGCCTTCTCCCTGGCCATCGTGGGCTATGTCATCAACCTGGCTATGGGCCGCACCCTGGCCAGCAAGCACGGCTATGATCTGGACGCTAACCAG GAGATGATCGCTCTGGGCTGCAGCAACTTCTTTGGCTCCTTCTTTAAAATCCATGTCATTTGCTGCGCTCTCTCTGTCACTCTGGCTGTGGACGCAGCTGGAGGAAAATCCCAG GTGTCAAGCCTGTGCGTGTCCCTGGTGGTGATGATCACAATGCTGGTCCTGGGCTCCTATCTCTACCCTCTCCCCAAG GCTGTGCTAGGAGCCCTGATTGCTGTCAACCTCAAGAACTCCCTCAAGCAGCTCACCGACCCCTACTACCTGTGGAGGAAGAGCAAGCTGGACTGT TGCATCTGGGTGGTAAGCTTCCTCTCCGCCTTCTTCCTGAGCCTGCCGTATGGTGTGGCAGTGGGTGTCGCCTTCTCCATCCTGGTTGTGGTCTTCCAGACCCAGTT TCGAAATGGCTACACTTTGGCCCAAGTCACGGACACTGACATTTATGTGAATCCCAAGACCTATAATAAG GCCCAGGAAATCCAAGGAATGAAGATCATCACTTACTGCTCCCCTCTCTATTTTGCCAACTCAGAGATCTTCAGGCAAAAGGTCATTGCCAAG ACAGGGGTGGACCCCCAGAAAGTATTGCTGGCCAAGCAAAAATATCTCAAGAGGCAGGAGAAGGGGAGAACGGTGCCCAGTCAACAGAGGACGTCTCTATTTATGAAAACCAAG ACGGTATCCCTGCAGGAGCTTCAGCAGGACTTTGAGAATGGCTCCCCAACGGACCCCAACAACAACCAGACACCTGCTAATGGTGCCAGCGTGTCCTACATCACCTTCAGCCCTGACAGTGCCCCAGCTGCCCGCTGTGAGCCCTCCACCCCTGCCGAGCCCGGGGACATGCTGGCCAGCGTCCCACCCTTTGTCCCCTTCCACACCCTCATCCTCGACATGAGTGGGGTCAGCTTTGTGGACTTGATGGGCATCAAAGCCCTGGCCAAG CTGAGCTCCACCTACGGGAAGATCGGCGTGAGGGTCTTCTTGGTGAACATTCATG ccCAGGTATACAATGACATTAGCCACGGAGGCGTCTTTGAAGATGGGTGTGTGGAGCGCAATCACGTCTTTCCCAGCATACACGATGCAGTCCTGTTTGCCCAGGCAAAGTCCAGGGAAGTGGCCCCAGGAGATGACTTCCAAGGG GCTCCAGTGGACCCTGGGCTCTCTCTGTACGATTCCGAGGAGGACAACCCCAGCTACTGGGACTTAGAGCAG GAGATGTTCGGGAGCATGTTTCATGCAGAGACTCTGACCGCCCTGTGA
- the SLC26A9 gene encoding solute carrier family 26 member 9 isoform X5, with amino-acid sequence MLVNAPDMSQPRPRYVVDRAAYSLTLFDDEFEKKDRTYPLGEKLRNAFRCSSAKIKTTVFGLFPVLSWLPKYKIKDYLIPDLLGGLSGGCIQVPQGMAFALLANLPAVNGLYSSFFPLLTYFFLGGIHQMVPGTFAVISILVGNVCLQLAPESKFRVFSNVTNETYVDTVAMEAERLHVSATLACLTAIIQMGLGFVQFGFVAIYLSESFIRGFMTAAGLQILISVLKYIFGLTIPSYAGPGSIVFTFIDICKNLPHTNIASLIFALISGVFLALVKELNARYMHKIRFPIPTEIIVVVVATAISGSCKMPKKYHMQIVGEIQHGFPAPVLPVVSQWKDMIGTAFSLAIVGYVINLAMGRTLASKHGYDLDANQEMIALGCSNFFGSFFKIHVICCALSVTLAVDAAGGKSQVSSLCVSLVVMITMLVLGSYLYPLPKAVLGALIAVNLKNSLKQLTDPYYLWRKSKLDCCIWVVSFLSAFFLSLPYGVAVGVAFSILVVVFQTQFRNGYTLAQVTDTDIYVNPKTYNKAQEIQGMKIITYCSPLYFANSEIFRQKVIAKTGVDPQKVLLAKQKYLKRQEKGRTVPSQQRTSLFMKTKLSSTYGKIGVRVFLVNIHAQVYNDISHGGVFEDGCVERNHVFPSIHDAVLFAQAKSREVAPGDDFQGAPVDPGLSLYDSEEDNPSYWDLEQEMFGSMFHAETLTAL; translated from the exons ATG CTGGTAAATGCCCCAGACATGAGCCAGCCCAGGCCCCGCTACGTGGTAGACAGAGCCGCATACTCCCTCACCCTCTTCGATGATGAGTTTGAGAAGAAGGATCGGACGTACCCACTGGGAGAAAAACTTCGCAATGCCTTCAG ATGTTCCTCAGCCAAGATCAAAACCACCGTGTTTGGGCTGTTCCCCGTGCTCTCTTGGCTCCCCAAGTACAAGATCAAAGACTACCTCATCCCAGACCTTCTCGGTGGCCTCAGCGGTGGATGCATTCAGGTCCCACAAG GCATGGCATTCGCTCTGCTGGCCAACCTTCCTGCAGTCAACGGCCTCTactcctccttcttccccctcctgaCCTACTTCTTCCTGGGGGGTATCCACCAGATGGTGCCAG GTACCTTTGCCGTTATCAGCATCCTGGTGGGTAACGTCTGTCTGCAGCTGGCCCCTGAGTCAAAGTTCCGGGTCTTCAGCAATGTCACCAATGAGACCTATGTGGACACGGTGGCCATGGAGGCTGAGAGGCTACACGTGTCGGCGACACTAGCCTGCCTGACTGCCATCATCCAG ATGGGCCTGGGCTTCGTGCAGTTTGGCTTCGTGGCCATCTACCTCTCCGAGTCCTTCATCCGGGGCTTCATGACAGCCGCTGGCCTGCAGATCCTGATCTCCGTGCTCAAGTACATCTTCGGACTGACCATCCCCTCGTACGCAGGCCCAGGGTCCATCGTCTTT ACCTTCATTGACATTTGCAAAAACCTCCCCCACACCAACATCGCCTCGCTCATCTTCGCCCTCATCAGCGGTGTGTTCCTGGCGCTGGTGAAGGAGCTCAACGCCCGCTACATGCACAAGATCCGCTTCCCCATCCCCACAGAGATAATTGTG GTGGTGGTGGCAACAGCTATCTCCGGGAGCTGTAAGATGCCCAAAAAGTATCACATGCAGATCGTGGGAGAGATCCAACATGG GTTCCCTGCTCCCGTGTTGCCTGTGGTTTCGCAGTGGAAGGACATGATTGGCACAGCCTTCTCCCTGGCCATCGTGGGCTATGTCATCAACCTGGCTATGGGCCGCACCCTGGCCAGCAAGCACGGCTATGATCTGGACGCTAACCAG GAGATGATCGCTCTGGGCTGCAGCAACTTCTTTGGCTCCTTCTTTAAAATCCATGTCATTTGCTGCGCTCTCTCTGTCACTCTGGCTGTGGACGCAGCTGGAGGAAAATCCCAG GTGTCAAGCCTGTGCGTGTCCCTGGTGGTGATGATCACAATGCTGGTCCTGGGCTCCTATCTCTACCCTCTCCCCAAG GCTGTGCTAGGAGCCCTGATTGCTGTCAACCTCAAGAACTCCCTCAAGCAGCTCACCGACCCCTACTACCTGTGGAGGAAGAGCAAGCTGGACTGT TGCATCTGGGTGGTAAGCTTCCTCTCCGCCTTCTTCCTGAGCCTGCCGTATGGTGTGGCAGTGGGTGTCGCCTTCTCCATCCTGGTTGTGGTCTTCCAGACCCAGTT TCGAAATGGCTACACTTTGGCCCAAGTCACGGACACTGACATTTATGTGAATCCCAAGACCTATAATAAG GCCCAGGAAATCCAAGGAATGAAGATCATCACTTACTGCTCCCCTCTCTATTTTGCCAACTCAGAGATCTTCAGGCAAAAGGTCATTGCCAAG ACAGGGGTGGACCCCCAGAAAGTATTGCTGGCCAAGCAAAAATATCTCAAGAGGCAGGAGAAGGGGAGAACGGTGCCCAGTCAACAGAGGACGTCTCTATTTATGAAAACCAAG CTGAGCTCCACCTACGGGAAGATCGGCGTGAGGGTCTTCTTGGTGAACATTCATG ccCAGGTATACAATGACATTAGCCACGGAGGCGTCTTTGAAGATGGGTGTGTGGAGCGCAATCACGTCTTTCCCAGCATACACGATGCAGTCCTGTTTGCCCAGGCAAAGTCCAGGGAAGTGGCCCCAGGAGATGACTTCCAAGGG GCTCCAGTGGACCCTGGGCTCTCTCTGTACGATTCCGAGGAGGACAACCCCAGCTACTGGGACTTAGAGCAG GAGATGTTCGGGAGCATGTTTCATGCAGAGACTCTGACCGCCCTGTGA
- the SLC26A9 gene encoding solute carrier family 26 member 9 isoform X2, producing the protein MSQPRPRYVVDRAAYSLTLFDDEFEKKDRTYPLGEKLRNAFRCSSAKIKTTVFGLFPVLSWLPKYKIKDYLIPDLLGGLSGGCIQVPQGMAFALLANLPAVNGLYSSFFPLLTYFFLGGIHQMVPGTFAVISILVGNVCLQLAPESKFRVFSNVTNETYVDTVAMEAERLHVSATLACLTAIIQMGLGFVQFGFVAIYLSESFIRGFMTAAGLQILISVLKYIFGLTIPSYAGPGSIVFTFIDICKNLPHTNIASLIFALISGVFLALVKELNARYMHKIRFPIPTEIIVVVVATAISGSCKMPKKYHMQIVGEIQHGFPAPVLPVVSQWKDMIGTAFSLAIVGYVINLAMGRTLASKHGYDLDANQEMIALGCSNFFGSFFKIHVICCALSVTLAVDAAGGKSQVSSLCVSLVVMITMLVLGSYLYPLPKAVLGALIAVNLKNSLKQLTDPYYLWRKSKLDCCIWVVSFLSAFFLSLPYGVAVGVAFSILVVVFQTQFRNGYTLAQVTDTDIYVNPKTYNKAQEIQGMKIITYCSPLYFANSEIFRQKVIAKTGVDPQKVLLAKQKYLKRQEKGRTVPSQQRTSLFMKTKTVSLQELQQDFENGSPTDPNNNQTPANGASVSYITFSPDSAPAARCEPSTPAEPGDMLASVPPFVPFHTLILDMSGVSFVDLMGIKALAKLSSTYGKIGVRVFLVNIHAQVYNDISHGGVFEDGCVERNHVFPSIHDAVLFAQAKSREVAPGDDFQGAPVDPGLSLYDSEEDNPSYWDLEQEMFGSMFHAETLTAL; encoded by the exons ATGAGCCAGCCCAGGCCCCGCTACGTGGTAGACAGAGCCGCATACTCCCTCACCCTCTTCGATGATGAGTTTGAGAAGAAGGATCGGACGTACCCACTGGGAGAAAAACTTCGCAATGCCTTCAG ATGTTCCTCAGCCAAGATCAAAACCACCGTGTTTGGGCTGTTCCCCGTGCTCTCTTGGCTCCCCAAGTACAAGATCAAAGACTACCTCATCCCAGACCTTCTCGGTGGCCTCAGCGGTGGATGCATTCAGGTCCCACAAG GCATGGCATTCGCTCTGCTGGCCAACCTTCCTGCAGTCAACGGCCTCTactcctccttcttccccctcctgaCCTACTTCTTCCTGGGGGGTATCCACCAGATGGTGCCAG GTACCTTTGCCGTTATCAGCATCCTGGTGGGTAACGTCTGTCTGCAGCTGGCCCCTGAGTCAAAGTTCCGGGTCTTCAGCAATGTCACCAATGAGACCTATGTGGACACGGTGGCCATGGAGGCTGAGAGGCTACACGTGTCGGCGACACTAGCCTGCCTGACTGCCATCATCCAG ATGGGCCTGGGCTTCGTGCAGTTTGGCTTCGTGGCCATCTACCTCTCCGAGTCCTTCATCCGGGGCTTCATGACAGCCGCTGGCCTGCAGATCCTGATCTCCGTGCTCAAGTACATCTTCGGACTGACCATCCCCTCGTACGCAGGCCCAGGGTCCATCGTCTTT ACCTTCATTGACATTTGCAAAAACCTCCCCCACACCAACATCGCCTCGCTCATCTTCGCCCTCATCAGCGGTGTGTTCCTGGCGCTGGTGAAGGAGCTCAACGCCCGCTACATGCACAAGATCCGCTTCCCCATCCCCACAGAGATAATTGTG GTGGTGGTGGCAACAGCTATCTCCGGGAGCTGTAAGATGCCCAAAAAGTATCACATGCAGATCGTGGGAGAGATCCAACATGG GTTCCCTGCTCCCGTGTTGCCTGTGGTTTCGCAGTGGAAGGACATGATTGGCACAGCCTTCTCCCTGGCCATCGTGGGCTATGTCATCAACCTGGCTATGGGCCGCACCCTGGCCAGCAAGCACGGCTATGATCTGGACGCTAACCAG GAGATGATCGCTCTGGGCTGCAGCAACTTCTTTGGCTCCTTCTTTAAAATCCATGTCATTTGCTGCGCTCTCTCTGTCACTCTGGCTGTGGACGCAGCTGGAGGAAAATCCCAG GTGTCAAGCCTGTGCGTGTCCCTGGTGGTGATGATCACAATGCTGGTCCTGGGCTCCTATCTCTACCCTCTCCCCAAG GCTGTGCTAGGAGCCCTGATTGCTGTCAACCTCAAGAACTCCCTCAAGCAGCTCACCGACCCCTACTACCTGTGGAGGAAGAGCAAGCTGGACTGT TGCATCTGGGTGGTAAGCTTCCTCTCCGCCTTCTTCCTGAGCCTGCCGTATGGTGTGGCAGTGGGTGTCGCCTTCTCCATCCTGGTTGTGGTCTTCCAGACCCAGTT TCGAAATGGCTACACTTTGGCCCAAGTCACGGACACTGACATTTATGTGAATCCCAAGACCTATAATAAG GCCCAGGAAATCCAAGGAATGAAGATCATCACTTACTGCTCCCCTCTCTATTTTGCCAACTCAGAGATCTTCAGGCAAAAGGTCATTGCCAAG ACAGGGGTGGACCCCCAGAAAGTATTGCTGGCCAAGCAAAAATATCTCAAGAGGCAGGAGAAGGGGAGAACGGTGCCCAGTCAACAGAGGACGTCTCTATTTATGAAAACCAAG ACGGTATCCCTGCAGGAGCTTCAGCAGGACTTTGAGAATGGCTCCCCAACGGACCCCAACAACAACCAGACACCTGCTAATGGTGCCAGCGTGTCCTACATCACCTTCAGCCCTGACAGTGCCCCAGCTGCCCGCTGTGAGCCCTCCACCCCTGCCGAGCCCGGGGACATGCTGGCCAGCGTCCCACCCTTTGTCCCCTTCCACACCCTCATCCTCGACATGAGTGGGGTCAGCTTTGTGGACTTGATGGGCATCAAAGCCCTGGCCAAG CTGAGCTCCACCTACGGGAAGATCGGCGTGAGGGTCTTCTTGGTGAACATTCATG ccCAGGTATACAATGACATTAGCCACGGAGGCGTCTTTGAAGATGGGTGTGTGGAGCGCAATCACGTCTTTCCCAGCATACACGATGCAGTCCTGTTTGCCCAGGCAAAGTCCAGGGAAGTGGCCCCAGGAGATGACTTCCAAGGG GCTCCAGTGGACCCTGGGCTCTCTCTGTACGATTCCGAGGAGGACAACCCCAGCTACTGGGACTTAGAGCAG GAGATGTTCGGGAGCATGTTTCATGCAGAGACTCTGACCGCCCTGTGA